GCTGACGGCCACCACGGTGTCGGGCCGTGCGGGCGCGGGGCACCTGCTGCTGGGCATGATCCACACGCTGCGCGAAGACATCGACACGCTGCAGCCCGCATCGGCACTTGCAGTGGCCAACGGTGTGCAGAACATCCTGGTGGCGGGGCTGCAGACGCTGCCTGCGGCGAGTGCGCCGTCGCTCAGCAATCTCACGGCGTACCACCTGGCGCGCGTGAAGCGGCTCATCGACGAACAGCTGGCCGATTCATCGCTGTCGGTGGGCACGCTGGCGGCGGCGCTGGGCGTGTCGGTGAGTCACATCCACCGCGTGTTCAGGAGCGAGCCGCTGACGCCGTCGCAGTACATCTGGGAGCGCAGGCTGGAGGCGTGCAGCCGAGACCTGCTGGAGCCGCGCCTCGCGGGCCGGCCGGTGGCCGAGATTGCCTATGGCCGCGGCTTCAACGACGCGGCGCATTTCAGCCGCGCGTTCCGCGAGCGCTTCGGCTGCTCGCCGCGCGAATGGCGGCAGCAGCGCATGCAGTAAGAAGGGCTACTGGACCAGCATCACCGTCGTGTTGGTTTCGGCGACCACCTTGGTGGCGACCGAGCCCATCAGCGCGCGGCCGAAGATGCCGTGGCCATGGGTGCCGAGCACGATCAGCCCCACTTGCGCCGCCGCGGCCGACTTGAGGATTTCCTCGGCCACATGGCCGTGGCGCGAGTCGATCGTGTAGTTGCTCACGCCGCTCTCGGCGAACAGCGCCTTCACCGGGTCGAGCACCTTGGCGTTTTCCTCGGCGTAGTAGTCCGTCACCAATTCTTTGCTCAGGTGGCGTGCGACGTGGCCCGAGATGCCGGTGCACACGTGCACCACCACCAGTTGGTGCCCGTCCACGAACATGGCGCGATTGGCAAGCAGGTAGTCGAGCGCCTTGCGGGTGTAGGCGCTGCCGTCGACGGCGATGAGGATTTTCATGAAACCCTTATACGGCGCGGCTCCGCGCACCGCAACGGGGCGTACCTCAGGCCCGAAGGGCTTTGCCCGGCCGGATCAGCCGTGCAGGCCCTTCCAGAGCATGTAGGCCGCGAGCAGGTACAGGATGCTCGCGAACACGCGCTTGAGCTTCTTCACCGGCAGGCTGTGCGCCGCCTTCGCACCCAGTGGTGCGGTGAACACGCTGCACAGCGCAATCACCGCCAGCGCGGGCAGCCAGATGTAGCCGAAGGAGCCGGCCGGCAGGCCTTGCACCGACTGGCCGCTGACCGCATAGCCGAGCACGTTTGCCACAGCAATCGGAAAGCCCAGCGCCGCGCTGGTGGCCACCGCGTTGTGAATGGACACGTTGCACCACGTCATGAACGGCACGCTGATGAAGCCGCCGCCCGCGCCCACCAGGCCCGAGATGAAGCCGATCGCGCCGCCCGCCGCGAGCTGGCCGCCCGTGCCCGGCATCTGCCGTGTGGGCGCGGGCTTCTTGTCGAGGAACATCTGCGTGGCCGAGAAGCCCACGAACAGCGCGAAGAAGATGGCCAGCGCCGTGCCCTTGAGCAGCGAGAACACGCCCAGGCTGCCGGCAAGGCTGCCGATGACGATGCCGGGCGCGAGCCGCCGCACGATGTCCCAGCGCACCGCGCCGCGCCGGTGGTGCGCACGCACGCTGGACACCGAAGTGAAGATGATCGTCGCCATCGAAGTGGCGATGGCCATCTTCACCGCGAGGTCGGCCGGCACGCCGCGGTGGCCCATGATGATCGTGATGAACGGCACCATCAGCATGCCGCCGCCGATGCCCAGCAGGCCCGCGAGAAAACCGGTGCCGAGGCCGAGAGCGGCGAGTTCGGCGATCAGGAGGGGGTCGAGCAGGGCAGCGATATTCACGGGAAAGTCACGCAAGGGAAGTGAGGGGCTGGAAAAAGCAACGGCCCCGAGCAATGGATGCAGGGGGCCGTGGCAGGAAAAGGTGTCTGCAGGTGATGTGCCGGACCCGCATCCTGAACCAGGGTTCAGGTGGGCGAGGGCAGCAGGACTTCGGGTTCATCTGACGCGAGATGATCACGCCCGTCGAGCGATGTACCAAGCCCGGCTCCGGAGAGCATTGGAACAAGGAAATATTAAGCCCGACACAGTCTGCAGACGGATTGGATTTTACGCCTCGTCCGTCTTCGTGCCAGCCTTATTCAGAGTAAATGTCCATCGCCAGCCAGGGCCTGATCGAGTTTCTGGATGAGCTGCGTGGCCTTCGCGTCGGTTTCGACACTGTCTGCAACCGAAGTGGCAACTGGTGCCGCGGGCGCTGCGGCAACAGCGGCCTGCTGCGCGGCGAGGTCGAACGCCAGGTTCAGCGAAGCCAGCACCGCGATGCGGTCACGGGCCTTGACTTTTCCGGCATCGCGAATCTTGCACATGGCTGCGTCCACGCGTTCGACGGCTTCGCGCAGCTGCGCCTCGCCGCCATCGGGACAGCCGAGCAGATAGCTCTGGCCCATGATCTGTACTTCAATCTGCTTCATGCGGGGGAATCTTCGGAGGGTGGTTCAGCCGGCAACCGTTCGAGCAGGGCATCGAGGCGCGTGCGTGCCGCAACGAGCCGCGACTTCAGGGCGTCGCGTTCGCGTGTGAGCGCATCGACCTGCTCCTGCAGCAGCGCATTGGTGCGTTGCACCTCTTCGTGACGCACAAGCAGTCGTTCAACACGCTCGGCAATCTGATCGATAGGGCTGGAGGCGGGCATGGTTGGCGATTGTAGTTTCCCAGGGAAGCGGCCCCCAGGCGGGGCCTGGGCGTGGCATGGATTCTGCTGCCTTCCAGTTGCCTTTCAAACTCCAATAGCCAGTCAATGACCACGAAGAACAACACTTTATTCAGTCGGCGCGACCTGCTTACGCTCATTGGCAAGACCGCAGGGGGCGGCGCGATGTACCAGGCGATGACCTCGCTGGGCTTTGCCGCCGAATCCAACTACAGCGGACCGCCGAAGCTCGATGGCGCAAGGAAGGGTGCGTCGGTGCTGGTTCTTGGTGCAGGCCTGGCCGGCATGGCCGCCGCGCTCGAACTGCGCAACGCGGGCTACTCGGTCAAGGTCCTCGAGTTCAGCAATCGTGCGGGCGGCCGGTGCTGGACGCTGCGCGGCGGCGACACCTTCACCGAGCTGGGTGGCGCCGTGCAGCAATGCGGCTTCGCCAAGGGCGAGTACTTCAATCCGGGACCATGGCGCATTCCCTATCACCACCATGCAGTGCTGGGCTACTGCAAGCGACTGGGCGTGGCGCTGGAGCCCTTCGTCCAGGTCAACTACAACGCGCTGGTGCATTCGAGCAAGGCCTACGGCGGCAAGCCGCAGCGCTACCGCCACGTGCAGGCCGACTACCAGGGCTACGTCGCCGAACTGCTCGGCAAGGCCACGACGCAAGGCAACCTCGACGCGGCACTGACGAAGGAAGACAAGGAGAAACTGCTCGAAGGCCTGCGCCGCTGGGGCGCGCTCGACACGCAGTTCCGCTATCTCGAAGGCACCATCAGCAGCGATCGCCGCGGCTATGAGGTCGATGCGGGCGGCGGCCTCATGCCGTTGGCCAAGCCGTCGAAGCCGCTCGACATGAGCGAGCTGCTGCAATCGAATCTTTGGCGTTACATCGCCAGCGGGCAGGACTACGAATTCCAGAGCGCGATCTTCCAGCCCGTGGGCGGCATGGACATGATCGCAAAGGCATTCCAGAAAGAAGTCGGCAGCCTGATCCGCTACGGCGCCAAGGTCACGAAGATCGAGCAGAACGACCGCGGCGTGACGGTCACCTACACCGATGCATCGAAGGGCGGCGCAGTCACGCAGGCCAAGGCTGACTGGTGCCTGTGCACCATTCCGCTGTCTGTGCTGAGCCAGATCGACATCCAGGTGGGCTCGGCAATGCAGGAGGCCATCAACGCCGTGCCTTACGGCGCATCGGTGAAGGTGGGCCTGCAGTTCAAGCGCCGCTTCTGGGAAGAAGACGAGCACATCTACGGCGGCATCAGCTACACGGACCTGCCGATCTCGCGCATCTCGTACCCCTCGACGCGCTACGGCGCAAAGGGCAAGTCGGTGGTGCTGGGCGCCTACGTGTTCGACGGCCCGAACTCCTACGAATTCACCGCCATGGCGCCCGAGGAGCGCGTGCGCCGCGCGGTCGAGTTCGGCACGCAGCTGCATCCGCAGTACGCGAGCGAATTCGACAACGGCATTTCCGTGGGCTGGCACCGGGTGCCCGGCACGCACGGCTGCTACGGCATGTGGACTGACGAGACGCGCCAGAAGCACTACAAGAACCTGTGCCAGGTCGATGGCCGCATCGCGCTGGCCGGCGAGCACGCTTCCTACATTCCGGCCTGGCAGGAGGGCGCACTGCTCTCGTCGCTCGACGCCATACAGCGGCTGCATGCCCGCGCCGTCGCGTGAAAGCCGAGTGAAGGACACACCCACCATGAACAACAACATCACGACCTTCAAGCGCGCGCTGCTCGGCCTTTCGCTGGGTGCGCTGGCCTCGGTGGCCGGCCAGGCCGCTTTCGCGCAGTCGCCGGAGCCCGTCTTTTCCGTCGGCCCCCGATTCCAGGAAAGCTCGGGCGAGGCGATCTACCGCGCGACCTGCCAGGGCTGCCACATGGCGCAAGGGCAAGGGGCGAAGGGCGCAGGCGCCTATCCGCCGCTCGCCTCGAACCCGCGGCTCGCGAGCGCGGAATACCCGCTTTACGTGGTGATCAACGGCCAGAAGGGCATGCCTGCCTTTGGCAAGATGCTGAGCGACGAGCAGATCGCTTCCGTGGTCGGCTACGCGCGCACCCATTTCGGCAACCAGTACCCTGACGCCATTGCGGCGGAGAGCGTCAAGAAGCTGCGGCCTTGATCGGCCTTCTTCTTTTGATGCCTGGCAGACCTTTCATTCATCCATCCCAGCAGAGAGACAACACGCATGACCATGACCTCCATCACGAAGAAGCTGGCGCTCGTCGCCGCACTGCTCGCAGCCGGCACCGGCGCCGCCCATGCGGCCGATGAAATCATTCGCCACCGCATTCCGAACTCCACCTTCCCGATCTCGGCGGCGGTGGAGGTGCCGTCTTCGTTCACCAACGTCTACCTCTCGGGCCAGGTGCCGCCGCTGCAGGACGCGACCGCGCCCAAGAACAGCGCGGCGGCCTATGGCGGCGACACCAAGGGCCAGACCGTCGGCGTGCTCAAGGCCATCGAGAAGAGCCTCACAGGCCTGGGCCTGACGATGGGCGACGTGGTGAAGATGCAGGTGTTTCTCGTCGGCGATCCGGCCAAGGACAACAAGATGGATTTCGCCGGCTTCATGGAGGGCTACACCCAGTTCTTCGGCACCACCGCGCAGCCCCGGCTACCGGTGCGCTCAGCGATGCAGGTGGCGGCGCTCGCCAACCCGGCCTACCTGGTCGAGATCGAGGTGATGGCGGTGCGTCCCGCCAAGTAAAAAGCAGTGCTGCGCTACTCGCTCAGCCGCACATAGGTGGCGAGCAGCGCGCTCTTGGCGACAACGCCCAGCAGCGCGGGGTTGTCGGCGCTCTCGATCACCGGCAGCCGTTCGCCCAGGTGATCGAGAAAGCGCTGCAGTGCCTCGCTCAGACCGGTGTCGGCGGTGATCGGCTGGATGGTCTGCGAGAGCAGGGCGCCCGCGGTCGTTTCCGCTGGCGCCGTGCCGAGCGCCGAAAGCGGCACCACGCCGAGGTAGCGGTTTCCTGCGTCCACCACGTACAGGTACTTCACCGGGTGCTGCAGGAAGAGCCTGCTCATCGCTTCGCGGTCCGCCTCCGGGCCAACCACCGTTTCGGCAGGCTGAACCAGGTCGCGCATGTGCAACCCGCGCAGGCGCATCTGCGTGTCCCGCTGCTCGTTGCGGTGTAGGGTGATCTCGTACATCGAGCCGGCATTCGCCGAGCGCGCGACGAAATAAGCGATGACGCTTGCCGCCATCAGCGGCAGCATGACCTGGTAGCTCAGCGTCATCTCGAAGATCATCAGGATCGCCATGAGCGGCGCCTGCGTCGCGCCCGCCAGGAACGCGCCCATGCCGACGATGGCATAGGCGAACGGCGCCGAGGTGGCCGCCGGCCACAGTGCCTGCACGCCAAGGCCGAACAGCGCGCCGACCATGCAGCCGAAGAACAGCGCCGGCGTGAACACACCGCCCACCGCGCCCGAGCCGGCCGTGGCCATCGTGGCGACCGCCTTGGCGACCAGCACCATCGCGATCAGCGTCCACGGCCAGGGCGTGTGCAGCACCGAATTGACCACGCTGTAGCCGTTGCCCCAGACCTCCGGCATGGGCACCGACACGGCGCCCATCACAAGCCCGCCCAATGCCATCCGCAATGGCAGCGCAACCGGCAAGCGCGAGAACAGCGCGCGGCTGCCCTGCAGCGCGCGCAGGAAGCCGACCGCCGCAAAGCCCAGCAGCACGCCGAGCACGCAGAACAGCACGACCTCGGTGCCATGAATCTCCGGGAACGCCGGCATCCTGTACGGTGGCTGGTAGCCGGGCAGGGCCCGCATGGCCACATTGGCGACCACCGACGCGATGATGATCGGCCCCACGCTCTCCATCGCGATCGAGCCCAGCACGATCTCGGCGACGAAGAAGGCGCCGGCAATGGGCGCGTTGTAGGCAGCGGTCAGGCCGGCCGCCGCGCCGCAGGCCACCAGCAGCCGCAGCCGCTCGACCGGAAAGCGGAACACCCGCCCCAGCAGAGACGACGTCAGCGCCGCCAGCTGCACCATCGAGCCCTCGCGCCCGATGGAGCCGCCGGTGCCGATGCTCACCAGCGACGATGCGCTGCGCACCAGTGTCTGAACCACTGGAATGCGCCCGTTGCCGAGCACGATGGCTTCCATGTAGTCGGAGGCGGCGCTGCGCAAGGCGACGCGTTTCGCCAGCACCAGCAGGCCGCCGGCCACCAGTCCACCCAGCGTGGGGCAGGCGATGCGCGCCCACCATGGCAGGTGCTTCGCCATGGCCACCAGCCCTTCTCCCGGGCCGAGCACCAGGTGCTCGAAGTGGTAGAGCGCCGAGCGGAAGAGTTCGGTGGCCAGCGTGCCGAGCAAACCGGCCACGATGGCCCACAGCAGCATCGACTGCCAGCCCGAGACACCGAAGACACGCTGCAGCGCCGAACGAAGATTGAGGAATACCGAGGCGGGCCGCATCATGGCCGTCGATGTTAGCGGCGTCGCAACTTTCGACTTAAGCGGCGTCCGGCAGGGCCTAAAATCCCGCCCGTTGGTGCTCGCGGCGTGGTTCGCACGGCGCAGTTCAACGGGAAGCAGGAGTGGAAGCCCCCGACCTCATCAGGACGGAACAAGGCCGAAGCCGCCTGCGCTGCCCCCGCAACGGTCAAGCAGACGGCGCCGCAAGGCGCCAACCCCTTTCCATCGAAGCCACTGGGCGCCCTGAAACAGGCGCCTGGGAAGGCGAAGAGGGGCCTTTCTGCCAGCCCGGATACCGGCCAACAAGGCGGCTGCCGCATGCGCGATTTGATCTGTGCATGGGGCGGCCATGGCGCCCAGGCGCTGGCGGGGAGGCCGGCGAGGGGTATTGACGTTCGTTCGGCTCATTCATGATTTCCCACGTTTGCTTTTCTCGCGGCCGCGCTCCTGCGCGCCGTCTCCGCCACGCCTGCCTGCCGCTGGCGCTGGCTTCCGCCTTCGGTGGCCTGGCCCATGCACAAGACGCCCCCACGCTAGGCGAAACGGTAGTCACGGCCAACCGCACGCCGCAGGCGCTGTCGGACCTGGTGGGCGACGTGTCCATCATCGACCGCAAGACCATCGAGCGCAGCGGTGCGACCGGCGTGGCCGACGTGCTGGCGCGCCTGCCCGGCATCGAGATCTCGCGCAGCGGCGGCGTGGGCAACACCACCAGCCTGTTCATCCGCGGCGCCGAAACGCGCTTCACGGCCGTGTACCTCGACGGCGTGCGCATCGACTCGCAATCGACCGGCGGCGCCGGTTGGGAAGGCATTCCGCTCTCGCAGATCGACCGCATCGAAGTGCTGCGCGGCCCGGCCGCCGCGGTGTATGGCTCCGACGCCGTGGGCGGCGTGATCCAGCTCTTCACCAAGCGTGGCGAAGAGGGCGTGTCGCCTTACGCCGGCATCGGCTTCGGCAGCAAGGGCCTGCGCAAGATCGAAGGCGGCGTGAGCGGCAAGTCGGGCCTGTTCGACTATTCGTTCGGTGTGGCGCACGAGGAAAGCAAGGGCTACAACGTGCAGCCCGCAAGCAAGCGCAACGTGGTGAAAGACGGCTACACCAGCCCCGACCGCGACGGCTACAACAGCACCTCGGGCAACGTGAAGCTGGGCTTCCAGATCACGCCCGACCAGCGCCTGGAGGCCACGCTGCTCACCAGCGAAATCAAGGCCGGCTACGACGCCACGGTCTCCTACAGGACCAAGCCGCCGATCCTGTTCCGCGACGACGTGTCGAACAACACGCTGCGCACCGCCGGCCTGACCTGGTCGGCCAAGTGGAACGACATCTACAGCACCCGCGTGCAGGTGACCGATTCGCAGTCGGTCTACAAGACGCAGCCTTCGTTCTACCGCACCGAGACCAACCTGCGCGGCTACCTGTTCCAGAACGAGTTCCGCTTCGGCCCGCACCTGGTGACGGCCACCCTCGAGCGCCGCGAAGATGCGCTCGAAAACGCACCTACCACCTCGTCGAAGCTGCTGTCGCGCGACCGTTCGCAGGACGCGATTTCGCTCGGCTACGGCTTCGTGCAGGGCCCGCATTCGCTGCAACTGCACGTGCGCCACGACAGGGACAGCGAGTTCGGCGGCAAGACGACGGGCAGCGCGGCCTATGGCTATGCCATCACCCCGTCGCTGCGCTTCACGGCATCGGCCGGCACCGCCTTCCGCGTGCCCACGCTGTACCAGCGCTTCAGCGAATACGGTGTGTCCACCCTGCAACCCGAAAGCAGCCAGAACGTCGAGCTGGGCATGAACTACGCCAAGGACGGCACCACCGCCGGCATCGTGGTGTATCGCAACCGCGTGCGCAACCTCATCAACTTCGTCGGCACCGCCAAGGGCTGTGCCTCGATGTTCGGCTGCTACACCAACGTGAACCGTGCCACCCTGCAGGGCGCCACGCTGTCGGCCAGCCAGCGCCTGGGCGACGTCACGCTGCGTGCCTCGCTCGACGTGCAGGACCCGAAGGACGCCGACACCGGCAACCTGCTCGCACGCCGCTCCAAGCGCCATGGCACCCTGGGCGCCGACTGGCGCATCGCCGGCTGGACGCTGGGCGCCGAAGTGCAGTCCTCGAGCAAGCGTTATGACGATTCGGCCAACACGATCAAGCTCGGCGGCTACACCGTGCTGAACCTGTCGGCCAGCACGCAGATCACGCGCGACCTCAACCTCGTGGCCCGCGTCGACAATGTGGGCAACAAGGACTACCAGTTCGCGCGGCTGTATGCCAATGCCGGCCGCACCGCGTACGTCGGTCTCAAGTGGACGCCTCACTAAGCCAAGCTCCCCAACCAGGCGACACCGCCGGTGCCGCGGCAGCCTCGTGCGCCGCGGTGCTGGTGGCTGCCCCGGCTTCGGGGCAGGGCAAGACCACCGTTGCGGCGGCGCTCGCGCGGTTGCATGCGCGCCAGGGCCGGCGCGTGCGCGCCTTCAAGTGCGGGCCCGACTTTCTCGACCCGCACTGGCTGGCGCTGGCCACCGGCGCGCCGGTGCATTCGCTCGACCTCTGGATGACTGGCGAGGCCGATTGCCGGGCGCGCCTGCGCGCCGCGGCGGCCGAGTGCGACTTGCTGATCGTCGAAGGCGTGATGGGCCTGTTCGACGGCACGCCAAGCGCGGCCGACCTGGCCGAGCGCTTCGGCCTGCCGGTGCTGGCGGTGATCGACGCGCACGCCATGGCGGGCACCTTCGGCGCGCTGGCCTACGGGCTGCAGAACTTCCGGCCCGGCTTGCCATGGGCTGGCGTGCTGGCGAACCGCGTGGCCAGCGAAAGGCATGCGGGCATGCTGAAGGACGCGCTGCGCGAGCCTTCGCAATGGCTAGGCGCCTTGCCGCGCGACGCGGGGTTCACGTTGCCCGAGCGGCATCTGGGGCTCGTGGCCGCCACCGAGCTCGGTGATGCGATGGCGCGTCTCGACGCGGCGGCCGATGTGCTGGCCGCCACGCCGCTTGGCCAGATGCAGGTCGGCCAATTGCCGCAGGTGCGTTTCGAGGCACCCGTATCCGACGAGGCAGAAGCCGTGCCGCCGCTGCTCGCTGGCAACACCATCGCCATTGCGCGCGATGCCGCCTTCTCGTTTATCTATCCCGCGAACCTCGACGTGCTCACGGCACTGGGGGCGCGGCTGTCCTTTTTCTC
This is a stretch of genomic DNA from Variovorax paradoxus. It encodes these proteins:
- a CDS encoding AraC-like ligand-binding domain-containing protein, with translation MTQLLSTDAVPRDQRLAYWTDMICNVYVQLGCDPVREGDTSDFEGSIRQHTLPGLDVSVVTSGPQKVMRTPGHISHSSDDYFLVSIQARGRGVVRQDGRDAVLSAGDFALYDSTRPYQLLFDESFEQIVLKLPGERLRSELRDTEALTATTVSGRAGAGHLLLGMIHTLREDIDTLQPASALAVANGVQNILVAGLQTLPAASAPSLSNLTAYHLARVKRLIDEQLADSSLSVGTLAAALGVSVSHIHRVFRSEPLTPSQYIWERRLEACSRDLLEPRLAGRPVAEIAYGRGFNDAAHFSRAFRERFGCSPREWRQQRMQ
- a CDS encoding universal stress protein, with translation MKILIAVDGSAYTRKALDYLLANRAMFVDGHQLVVVHVCTGISGHVARHLSKELVTDYYAEENAKVLDPVKALFAESGVSNYTIDSRHGHVAEEILKSAAAAQVGLIVLGTHGHGIFGRALMGSVATKVVAETNTTVMLVQ
- a CDS encoding sulfite exporter TauE/SafE family protein, whose protein sequence is MAALLDPLLIAELAALGLGTGFLAGLLGIGGGMLMVPFITIIMGHRGVPADLAVKMAIATSMATIIFTSVSSVRAHHRRGAVRWDIVRRLAPGIVIGSLAGSLGVFSLLKGTALAIFFALFVGFSATQMFLDKKPAPTRQMPGTGGQLAAGGAIGFISGLVGAGGGFISVPFMTWCNVSIHNAVATSAALGFPIAVANVLGYAVSGQSVQGLPAGSFGYIWLPALAVIALCSVFTAPLGAKAAHSLPVKKLKRVFASILYLLAAYMLWKGLHG
- a CDS encoding cell division protein ZapA, encoding MKQIEVQIMGQSYLLGCPDGGEAQLREAVERVDAAMCKIRDAGKVKARDRIAVLASLNLAFDLAAQQAAVAAAPAAPVATSVADSVETDAKATQLIQKLDQALAGDGHLL
- a CDS encoding flavin monoamine oxidase family protein — its product is MTTKNNTLFSRRDLLTLIGKTAGGGAMYQAMTSLGFAAESNYSGPPKLDGARKGASVLVLGAGLAGMAAALELRNAGYSVKVLEFSNRAGGRCWTLRGGDTFTELGGAVQQCGFAKGEYFNPGPWRIPYHHHAVLGYCKRLGVALEPFVQVNYNALVHSSKAYGGKPQRYRHVQADYQGYVAELLGKATTQGNLDAALTKEDKEKLLEGLRRWGALDTQFRYLEGTISSDRRGYEVDAGGGLMPLAKPSKPLDMSELLQSNLWRYIASGQDYEFQSAIFQPVGGMDMIAKAFQKEVGSLIRYGAKVTKIEQNDRGVTVTYTDASKGGAVTQAKADWCLCTIPLSVLSQIDIQVGSAMQEAINAVPYGASVKVGLQFKRRFWEEDEHIYGGISYTDLPISRISYPSTRYGAKGKSVVLGAYVFDGPNSYEFTAMAPEERVRRAVEFGTQLHPQYASEFDNGISVGWHRVPGTHGCYGMWTDETRQKHYKNLCQVDGRIALAGEHASYIPAWQEGALLSSLDAIQRLHARAVA
- a CDS encoding c-type cytochrome; the protein is MNNNITTFKRALLGLSLGALASVAGQAAFAQSPEPVFSVGPRFQESSGEAIYRATCQGCHMAQGQGAKGAGAYPPLASNPRLASAEYPLYVVINGQKGMPAFGKMLSDEQIASVVGYARTHFGNQYPDAIAAESVKKLRP
- a CDS encoding RidA family protein, which produces MTMTSITKKLALVAALLAAGTGAAHAADEIIRHRIPNSTFPISAAVEVPSSFTNVYLSGQVPPLQDATAPKNSAAAYGGDTKGQTVGVLKAIEKSLTGLGLTMGDVVKMQVFLVGDPAKDNKMDFAGFMEGYTQFFGTTAQPRLPVRSAMQVAALANPAYLVEIEVMAVRPAK
- a CDS encoding ClcB-like voltage-gated chloride channel protein, with the translated sequence MMRPASVFLNLRSALQRVFGVSGWQSMLLWAIVAGLLGTLATELFRSALYHFEHLVLGPGEGLVAMAKHLPWWARIACPTLGGLVAGGLLVLAKRVALRSAASDYMEAIVLGNGRIPVVQTLVRSASSLVSIGTGGSIGREGSMVQLAALTSSLLGRVFRFPVERLRLLVACGAAAGLTAAYNAPIAGAFFVAEIVLGSIAMESVGPIIIASVVANVAMRALPGYQPPYRMPAFPEIHGTEVVLFCVLGVLLGFAAVGFLRALQGSRALFSRLPVALPLRMALGGLVMGAVSVPMPEVWGNGYSVVNSVLHTPWPWTLIAMVLVAKAVATMATAGSGAVGGVFTPALFFGCMVGALFGLGVQALWPAATSAPFAYAIVGMGAFLAGATQAPLMAILMIFEMTLSYQVMLPLMAASVIAYFVARSANAGSMYEITLHRNEQRDTQMRLRGLHMRDLVQPAETVVGPEADREAMSRLFLQHPVKYLYVVDAGNRYLGVVPLSALGTAPAETTAGALLSQTIQPITADTGLSEALQRFLDHLGERLPVIESADNPALLGVVAKSALLATYVRLSE
- a CDS encoding TonB-dependent receptor domain-containing protein, whose product is MISHVCFSRGRAPARRLRHACLPLALASAFGGLAHAQDAPTLGETVVTANRTPQALSDLVGDVSIIDRKTIERSGATGVADVLARLPGIEISRSGGVGNTTSLFIRGAETRFTAVYLDGVRIDSQSTGGAGWEGIPLSQIDRIEVLRGPAAAVYGSDAVGGVIQLFTKRGEEGVSPYAGIGFGSKGLRKIEGGVSGKSGLFDYSFGVAHEESKGYNVQPASKRNVVKDGYTSPDRDGYNSTSGNVKLGFQITPDQRLEATLLTSEIKAGYDATVSYRTKPPILFRDDVSNNTLRTAGLTWSAKWNDIYSTRVQVTDSQSVYKTQPSFYRTETNLRGYLFQNEFRFGPHLVTATLERREDALENAPTTSSKLLSRDRSQDAISLGYGFVQGPHSLQLHVRHDRDSEFGGKTTGSAAYGYAITPSLRFTASAGTAFRVPTLYQRFSEYGVSTLQPESSQNVELGMNYAKDGTTAGIVVYRNRVRNLINFVGTAKGCASMFGCYTNVNRATLQGATLSASQRLGDVTLRASLDVQDPKDADTGNLLARRSKRHGTLGADWRIAGWTLGAEVQSSSKRYDDSANTIKLGGYTVLNLSASTQITRDLNLVARVDNVGNKDYQFARLYANAGRTAYVGLKWTPH
- a CDS encoding cobyrinate a,c-diamide synthase translates to MDASLSQAPQPGDTAGAAAASCAAVLVAAPASGQGKTTVAAALARLHARQGRRVRAFKCGPDFLDPHWLALATGAPVHSLDLWMTGEADCRARLRAAAAECDLLIVEGVMGLFDGTPSAADLAERFGLPVLAVIDAHAMAGTFGALAYGLQNFRPGLPWAGVLANRVASERHAGMLKDALREPSQWLGALPRDAGFTLPERHLGLVAATELGDAMARLDAAADVLAATPLGQMQVGQLPQVRFEAPVSDEAEAVPPLLAGNTIAIARDAAFSFIYPANLDVLTALGARLSFFSPLAGDALPACDAVWLPGGYPELHAEALAACAPMRESLAAHAAAGKPVWAECGGMMALFDELATQDDAQVHRLWGLLPGRVTMQKRLAGLGPQQLTLGSHTLRGHTFHYSRCETPLAPAALTARPGATQPVGARGGEALYVHGPVRASYFHAWFASSPQATARLFGAMPIELESHAAIE